The Erythrobacter litoralis HTCC2594 nucleotide sequence CGCGCGGGCGGACCATGTCAACAATCCGCTGCCCGACAAGCTCAATCCGCGCGATGATCTGCGTGAGGGCGGCGACGATCCGTACCAGCCCGTCGAACCGTGGCAGGAGCCGCCGCCGGGCAATCGCGAATGCGGCTACCACCAGGGCCATCCGCGCGATGTGCGGATCATTCCGAAATCGCGGGACTTCCATTGAGCGGAGTCGTGTCTTGACCGAACGCCGCTGGAAAATCTCACGCCGGATCGGGAAGCTGCGCTGGGACCGGCGCTTTATCTCGCTGCTGATCCTCGCTGCAGTGGCGCTCGCGACGTGGAGCTGGCTGCGCGACAACCCCGGCTCCAACCCCTGGGCACCGCTCGACCTGCGCGACGAGCCGGGCTGGGCGACCGAACGGAAAATCCGCGCCCTGCGCGACGACCCGGCGCAATGTCGCGCGGTGCTCGAACGCAGCGAAGTCGCTTTCACCGCCCTGCCATCGGCGGGCGAGGGTCCGTGTCGGCGACAGAACCCCACACGCCTGCAAGGCTATCCGCTCAGCCCCGATACCCCGCCGACCAGCTGCGCCGTCGCAGCGGCGATGGAGATCTGGCTGGAGCAAGGCGTTCAGCCCGCAGCGCGGGAGATTTACGGGCAGGGCATCGCCCGGATCGAGCATCTCGGAGCCTATAGCTGCCGCAGGCTCTACGGTGCCGACACTGGCCCGTGGAGCGAGCATGCGACCGCCAACGCCATCGATATCTCCGCCTTCGTGCTGGAGGATGGCAGCAGGATCAGCCTGCTCGGCAACTGGAACGATGAAGACGACGACGCGCGTTTCCTGCGCAAAGCGCGCGACGCCGCCTGCGAGGTGTTCGGGACGGTGCTGTCACCCGATTACAATGCCGCGCACCGCGATCACTTCCATTTCGACCAGCAGGCGCGCGGCTTCGGCGGCGTCTGCCGCTAATTCGTCTCCAGCGCGTATCCGGCCGAGCGGACGGTGCGAATCGGATCGTCCGCCCCTGGCACGTCGATTGCCTTGCGCAGACGGCGAATGTGCACATCGACCGTGCGCAGTTCGATATCGCTGCCCGTGCCCCACACGCCATCGAGCAATTGCCCGCGGCTGAAGACGCGCCCCGGACTTTCCATG carries:
- a CDS encoding extensin-like domain-containing protein, whose protein sequence is MTERRWKISRRIGKLRWDRRFISLLILAAVALATWSWLRDNPGSNPWAPLDLRDEPGWATERKIRALRDDPAQCRAVLERSEVAFTALPSAGEGPCRRQNPTRLQGYPLSPDTPPTSCAVAAAMEIWLEQGVQPAAREIYGQGIARIEHLGAYSCRRLYGADTGPWSEHATANAIDISAFVLEDGSRISLLGNWNDEDDDARFLRKARDAACEVFGTVLSPDYNAAHRDHFHFDQQARGFGGVCR